In the Helianthus annuus cultivar XRQ/B chromosome 11, HanXRQr2.0-SUNRISE, whole genome shotgun sequence genome, one interval contains:
- the LOC110891527 gene encoding probable protein phosphatase 2C 42 translates to MSEGFMNLLSVCWKPFKGDSSENPGAVAAGNGDGVDFEKDGLLWFRDIGKYGGGEYSMAVVQANQVLEDQSQIESGSFGTFVGVYDGHGGPDVARYVCDNLFRNFQAISAEHYGVVTPETIRRAFLQTEDGFTALVSESFNTRPSIATVGSCCLVGVIYQQTLFIANLGDSRAVLGKKVGSTGGMAAIQLSSEHNANLEEVRHELKNLHPHDPDIVAMKHGVWRVKGIIQVSKSIGDVYMKHAEYNTDSIAQKFRLPEATVMPILSATPTILTHEIHPNDSFLIFASDGLWEHLSNEEAVEIVHNNPRSGIAKRLVKAALQEAAKKREMRYSDLKKIDKRVRRHFHDDITVIVLFLNYDQICKGGGGGASQNVSLRSALEH, encoded by the exons ATGTCAGAAGGGTTCATGAATCTGCTTTCTGTGTGTTGGAAGCCATTCAAGGGCGACAGTAGCGAAAACCCgggtgctgttgctgctgggaaTGGTGATGGCGTTGACTTTGAGAAAGATGGGTTGTTGTGGTTTAGAGATATTGGGAAATATGGTGGTGGTGAGTATTCTATGGCGGTAGTTCAGGCTAACCAGGTGCTTGAGGACCAGAGccagattgagtcgggttccttCGGGACATTTGTTGGGGTCTATGATGGTCATGGTGGGCCGGATGTGGCTCGTTACGTTTGCGATAATTTGTTCAGGAATTTTCAAG CAATATCTGCCGAGCATTACGGTGTCGTGACCCCGGAGACGATAAGAAGAGCGTTTCTTCAAACAGAGGATGGATTCACTGCTCTTGTATCTGAGTCATTTAATACACGCCCTAGCATTGCAACCGTTGGATCGTGTTGCTTAGTTGGAGTAATATATCAGCAAACTCTTTTTATTGCAAATCTTGGAGATTCTCGTGCTGTTCTTGGTAAGAAAGTTGGTAGCACGGGTGGTATGGCGGCTATTCAACTGTCGTCAGAGCATAATGCAAATCTTGAGGAGGTTAGACATGAGTTGAAAAATTTACACCCACATGATCCAGATATCGTTGCCATGAAGCATGGGGTCTGGAGGGTCAAAGGCATTATTCAG GTTTCGAAGTCCATTGGGGATGTTTATATGAAACATGCAGAATACAATACTGACTCAATTGCACAAAAGTTTCGACTTCCTGAAGCAACGGTTATGCCTATTTTGTCTGCTACTCCCACAATCCTTACTCATGAGATCCACCCGAATGATTCTTTTCTTATATTTGCCTCTGATGGTTTATGGGAACACTTGAGCAATGAAGAAGCTGTGGAGATTGTTCACAATAATCCACGCTCC GGAATAGCAAAGAGGCTAGTGAAAGCGGCTCTACAGGAAGCTGCAAAAAAGCGAGAAATGAGATATTCTGATCTGAAGAAGATCGACAAGCGCGTGCGGCGTCACTTCCACGATGATATAACTGTAATTGTATTGTTTCTAAATTATGATCAAATATGTAAAGGAGGCGGCGGGGGCGCGTCACAGAATGTCTCTCTTCGAAGCGCGCTGGAACACTAA
- the LOC110891528 gene encoding uncharacterized protein LOC110891528 isoform X2, whose amino-acid sequence MWSSFFLLLCVILRVRVSESSSKAYRRDPGHPQWHHSAFQDVKDIVRSDVHHMLHSRAQVPFQVPLEVNVILIGFSGDGGYRYSLDSQKLQDFLQLSFPTHRPSCLETGEPLDIEHHMVFNAVPPDVIALEKALKAAMVPAGTAREADFGREVPAFEIDAAAVEPEFQKLYSYLFYYEKFGYSAQEIDRPVPSAIFIANFDKVRMDPRNKDIDLDSLMYGKPASRLTEEDIKKQEGGYIYRYRYNGGGASQIWLASGRFVVVDISAGPCTYGRLETEEGSVSPKTIPRLRNVLYPKGSTADKFTTRDNFVGQLAALIGIITQHLVSPDVRFVTVDLAMRLLVPIIFLQNHNHYNIMEKGHNCSIDIQAIEDEVKSMVHKGEEVVTVAGSHSLHLHEKLAIAVSKAMRGHSLQETKKDGRFHVHTKMYLDGAILKEEMDRSADVLAAGLLEVSDPSLSNKFFMRQAWMDGPADSYLKHKPYNSKTRRQKNKKVQKKLGDLQRTYGTRVVPVFVLSLAGVDPHLMMEDESLLWTSNDVVIVLEHGTEKIPLSYVSETEKIHVFPSEVQRQIVAGLASVVGGLSAPYERVSHIHERPVVNWLLAAGCHPFGPFSNVSKLSQLLRDAALRNTIYARVDSALHKIREISKSVEAFAGEFLRTPLGEPVKGKKNKTSAQLWLEKLYKKETNLPEPFPHELVDRLETYLDSLEEELVDLSSLLYDHRLQEAYMNSSDILETSILTQQYVDHVLENERERMKCCSIEYIQTTMSSSNQSLFYAVILLAGFFAYFVVIFFSCLVK is encoded by the exons ATGTGGTCGTCGTTCTTCTTATTATTATGTGTAATTCTGAGAGTGAGAgtttcagaatcatcatcaaaAGCTTACAGAAGAGATCCCGGTCATCCTCAATGGCACCACAGTGCTTTCCAAGATGTCAAGGATATTGTCCGATCTGATGTTCATCATATGCTCCATTCGAGGGCCCAG GTTCCCTTTCAAGTTCCGCTTGAAGTAAATGTTATCCTCATAGGTTTTAGCGGAGATGGAGGCTATAGATACTCACTAGATTCTCAAAAGTTGCAAGACTTTCTTCAACTTAGCTTCCCTACTCACAGGCCCTCGTGTTTGGAGACCGGCGAGCCCCTAGATATTGAGCATCACATGGTGTTTAATGCAGTCCCA CCAGACGTGATAGCATTAGAAAAGGCTCTAAAAGCAGCCATGGTTCCTGCTGGTACTGCCAGAGAG GCTGATTTTGGAAGGGAAGTACCAGCATTCGAGATTGACGCGGCAGCTGTAGAGCCTGAATTTCAGAAGTTATATTCCTACCTGTTTTACTATGAGAAATTTGGATATTCTGCTCAAGAGATTGACAGACCTGTTCCATCTGCAATATTTATCGCCAATTTTGATAAA GTTAGAATGGATCCTAGGAACAAGGATATTGATCTTGATAGTTTAATGTATGGAAAACCAGCTAGTAGATTAACTGAAGAAGATATTAAGAAACAAGAGGGTGGTTACATTTATCGTTACCGTTATAATGGAGGTGGAGCATCTCAAATTTGGCTTGCTTCTGGCAG GTTTGTGGTAGTTGATATCTCAGCGGGCCCATGCACATACGGGAGACTTGAAACAGAAGAGGGAAGTGTTAGTCCAAAAACCATACCACGCTTGAGGAATGTGTTGTATCCTAAAGGCTCCACTGCTGACAAGTTTACCACACGTGACAACTTTGTGGGCCAACTTGCTGCCTTGATTGGGATCATAACTCAGCATCTAGTTTCTCCAGATGTCAG GTTTGTAACTGTAGATCTAGCAATGAGGTTACTTGTACCAATCATCTTCCTACAAAATCACAATCATTATAACATCATGGAAAAAGGCCACAACTGCAGTATAGATATTCAAGCCATTGAGGATGAG GTTAAGAGCATGGTGCACAAGGGAGAAGAAGTCGTGACTGTAGCGGGTTCACATTCATTACATCTTCACGAAAAATTGGCAATTGCTGTTTCGAAAGCCATGCGCGGTCATTCCCTGCAGGAAACCAAGAAGGACGGACGTTTCCATGTGCACACAAAGATGTATTTGGATGGTGCCATCCTTAAAGAG GAAATGGACAGATCTGCTGATGTACTAGCTGCTGGGTTACTTGAGGTCTCGGATCCATCGCTTTCTAATAAATTTTTTATGCGCCAG GCATGGATGGATGGTCCAGCTGATTCATATCTGAAGCACAAACCTTACAACTCTAAAACGAGGAGACAGAAAAATAAAAAAGTGCAGAAGAAACTAGGGGACCTGCAGCGGACTTATGGAACGAGAGTGGTTCCTGT CTTTGTTTTATCATTAGCTGGTGTGGATCCACACCTTATGATGGAAGACGAAAGCCTTTTGTGGACAAGTAATGATGTTGTTATTGTACTTGAGCATGGAACTGAAAAGATACCTTTAAG TTACGTCTCAGAAACAGAAAAAATACATGTTTTTCCATCAGAAGTGCAGCGTCAAATAGTGGCGGGATTAGCTTCTGTTGTGGGTGGATTGAGTGCACCATATGAAAGGGTTTCTCATATTCATGAAAGACCTGTCGTAAATTGGCTCCTTGCAGCTGGTTGCCATCCATTTGGACCATTTTCTAACGTTTCCAAGCTTAGTCAACTACTTCGGGATGCTGCATTG CGAAATACAATATATGCACGTGTAGATTCTGCTCTTCATAAGATTCGAGAGATATCAAAG TCTGTTGAAGCTTTTGCTGGGGAGTTTCTTAGAACCCCTCTTGGGGAACCAGTGAAGGGTAAGAAGAACAAGACGAGCGCTCAACTATGGCTCGAAAAGTTGTACAAAAAAGAAACCAATTTACCTGAACCTTTTCCTCATGAGCTAGTTGACCGTCTTGAGACATACTTGGAT AGCCTTGAAGAAGAGCTTGTAGATTTATCTTCTCTTTTGTATGATCATCGGCTACAAGAGGCATACATGAACAGTAGCGATATTCTTGAAACCTCGATTCTGACACAGCA GTATGTTGATCATGTACTGGAGAATGAAAGGGAACGGATGAAATGTTGCAGTATCGAGTATATTCAAACAACAATGTCGTCGTCTAATCAAAGTCTGTTTTATGCAGTGATTCTTCTTGCAGGTTTCTTTGCgtattttgttgtcattttcttTTCATGTCTTGTCAAGTGA
- the LOC110891528 gene encoding uncharacterized protein LOC110891528 isoform X1 has protein sequence MWSSFFLLLCVILRVRVSESSSKAYRRDPGHPQWHHSAFQDVKDIVRSDVHHMLHSRAQVPFQVPLEVNVILIGFSGDGGYRYSLDSQKLQDFLQLSFPTHRPSCLETGEPLDIEHHMVFNAVPAAQPDVIALEKALKAAMVPAGTAREADFGREVPAFEIDAAAVEPEFQKLYSYLFYYEKFGYSAQEIDRPVPSAIFIANFDKVRMDPRNKDIDLDSLMYGKPASRLTEEDIKKQEGGYIYRYRYNGGGASQIWLASGRFVVVDISAGPCTYGRLETEEGSVSPKTIPRLRNVLYPKGSTADKFTTRDNFVGQLAALIGIITQHLVSPDVRFVTVDLAMRLLVPIIFLQNHNHYNIMEKGHNCSIDIQAIEDEVKSMVHKGEEVVTVAGSHSLHLHEKLAIAVSKAMRGHSLQETKKDGRFHVHTKMYLDGAILKEEMDRSADVLAAGLLEVSDPSLSNKFFMRQAWMDGPADSYLKHKPYNSKTRRQKNKKVQKKLGDLQRTYGTRVVPVFVLSLAGVDPHLMMEDESLLWTSNDVVIVLEHGTEKIPLSYVSETEKIHVFPSEVQRQIVAGLASVVGGLSAPYERVSHIHERPVVNWLLAAGCHPFGPFSNVSKLSQLLRDAALRNTIYARVDSALHKIREISKSVEAFAGEFLRTPLGEPVKGKKNKTSAQLWLEKLYKKETNLPEPFPHELVDRLETYLDSLEEELVDLSSLLYDHRLQEAYMNSSDILETSILTQQYVDHVLENERERMKCCSIEYIQTTMSSSNQSLFYAVILLAGFFAYFVVIFFSCLVK, from the exons ATGTGGTCGTCGTTCTTCTTATTATTATGTGTAATTCTGAGAGTGAGAgtttcagaatcatcatcaaaAGCTTACAGAAGAGATCCCGGTCATCCTCAATGGCACCACAGTGCTTTCCAAGATGTCAAGGATATTGTCCGATCTGATGTTCATCATATGCTCCATTCGAGGGCCCAG GTTCCCTTTCAAGTTCCGCTTGAAGTAAATGTTATCCTCATAGGTTTTAGCGGAGATGGAGGCTATAGATACTCACTAGATTCTCAAAAGTTGCAAGACTTTCTTCAACTTAGCTTCCCTACTCACAGGCCCTCGTGTTTGGAGACCGGCGAGCCCCTAGATATTGAGCATCACATGGTGTTTAATGCAGTCCCA GCTGCACAGCCAGACGTGATAGCATTAGAAAAGGCTCTAAAAGCAGCCATGGTTCCTGCTGGTACTGCCAGAGAG GCTGATTTTGGAAGGGAAGTACCAGCATTCGAGATTGACGCGGCAGCTGTAGAGCCTGAATTTCAGAAGTTATATTCCTACCTGTTTTACTATGAGAAATTTGGATATTCTGCTCAAGAGATTGACAGACCTGTTCCATCTGCAATATTTATCGCCAATTTTGATAAA GTTAGAATGGATCCTAGGAACAAGGATATTGATCTTGATAGTTTAATGTATGGAAAACCAGCTAGTAGATTAACTGAAGAAGATATTAAGAAACAAGAGGGTGGTTACATTTATCGTTACCGTTATAATGGAGGTGGAGCATCTCAAATTTGGCTTGCTTCTGGCAG GTTTGTGGTAGTTGATATCTCAGCGGGCCCATGCACATACGGGAGACTTGAAACAGAAGAGGGAAGTGTTAGTCCAAAAACCATACCACGCTTGAGGAATGTGTTGTATCCTAAAGGCTCCACTGCTGACAAGTTTACCACACGTGACAACTTTGTGGGCCAACTTGCTGCCTTGATTGGGATCATAACTCAGCATCTAGTTTCTCCAGATGTCAG GTTTGTAACTGTAGATCTAGCAATGAGGTTACTTGTACCAATCATCTTCCTACAAAATCACAATCATTATAACATCATGGAAAAAGGCCACAACTGCAGTATAGATATTCAAGCCATTGAGGATGAG GTTAAGAGCATGGTGCACAAGGGAGAAGAAGTCGTGACTGTAGCGGGTTCACATTCATTACATCTTCACGAAAAATTGGCAATTGCTGTTTCGAAAGCCATGCGCGGTCATTCCCTGCAGGAAACCAAGAAGGACGGACGTTTCCATGTGCACACAAAGATGTATTTGGATGGTGCCATCCTTAAAGAG GAAATGGACAGATCTGCTGATGTACTAGCTGCTGGGTTACTTGAGGTCTCGGATCCATCGCTTTCTAATAAATTTTTTATGCGCCAG GCATGGATGGATGGTCCAGCTGATTCATATCTGAAGCACAAACCTTACAACTCTAAAACGAGGAGACAGAAAAATAAAAAAGTGCAGAAGAAACTAGGGGACCTGCAGCGGACTTATGGAACGAGAGTGGTTCCTGT CTTTGTTTTATCATTAGCTGGTGTGGATCCACACCTTATGATGGAAGACGAAAGCCTTTTGTGGACAAGTAATGATGTTGTTATTGTACTTGAGCATGGAACTGAAAAGATACCTTTAAG TTACGTCTCAGAAACAGAAAAAATACATGTTTTTCCATCAGAAGTGCAGCGTCAAATAGTGGCGGGATTAGCTTCTGTTGTGGGTGGATTGAGTGCACCATATGAAAGGGTTTCTCATATTCATGAAAGACCTGTCGTAAATTGGCTCCTTGCAGCTGGTTGCCATCCATTTGGACCATTTTCTAACGTTTCCAAGCTTAGTCAACTACTTCGGGATGCTGCATTG CGAAATACAATATATGCACGTGTAGATTCTGCTCTTCATAAGATTCGAGAGATATCAAAG TCTGTTGAAGCTTTTGCTGGGGAGTTTCTTAGAACCCCTCTTGGGGAACCAGTGAAGGGTAAGAAGAACAAGACGAGCGCTCAACTATGGCTCGAAAAGTTGTACAAAAAAGAAACCAATTTACCTGAACCTTTTCCTCATGAGCTAGTTGACCGTCTTGAGACATACTTGGAT AGCCTTGAAGAAGAGCTTGTAGATTTATCTTCTCTTTTGTATGATCATCGGCTACAAGAGGCATACATGAACAGTAGCGATATTCTTGAAACCTCGATTCTGACACAGCA GTATGTTGATCATGTACTGGAGAATGAAAGGGAACGGATGAAATGTTGCAGTATCGAGTATATTCAAACAACAATGTCGTCGTCTAATCAAAGTCTGTTTTATGCAGTGATTCTTCTTGCAGGTTTCTTTGCgtattttgttgtcattttcttTTCATGTCTTGTCAAGTGA
- the LOC110891529 gene encoding calcium-binding protein CP1, whose translation MCPTGTSLSPATKAADLRSAFEILDVDHDGKISHEDLKTFYTDASDDVIGTMMTVADSNKNGYVEYEEFEKVVKENNREGGVMEDVFNDMDRDGDGKVGHEDLRSYLSSAGIQVNDDDIKAMVRLGSGGGGDTDDGVTFEGFLRILLLAAV comes from the coding sequence ATGTGTCCGACGGGAACCTCCCTCTCTCCGGCTACGAAAGCGGCCGATTTACGATCCGCATTTGAGATCTTAGACGTGGACCATGACGGAAAAATCAGCCACGAGGATCTGAAGACATTTTACACAGACGCAAGCGATGACGTAATCGGCACGATGATGACGGTGGCCGATTCGAACAAGAACGGTTACGTAGAATACGAGGAGTTCGAGAAGGTTGTGAAGGAGAATAATAGGGAGGGCGGTGTGATGGAGGATGTGTTTAATGATATGGATAGAGACGGTGACGGAAAGGTAGGGCATGAAGACCTGAGGAGTTATCTTAGCTCGGCTGGAATCCAAGTCAACGACGATGATATCAAGGCAATGGTTCGTTTAGGCAGCGGAGGAGGAGGAGATACTGATGATGGTGTCACGTTTGAAGGATTTCTCAGAATATTATTATTGGCTGCAGTTTGA